The DNA segment AATCTCAACTGCAAGCGCAACAGAAACATCCGGCCGCCATCGGGCGGAAGGAACTGGCCCCCATGTCCCAGCAAcctcagcaagtgtggcatccagctcacatgctgcagcagaagcaaccgcccgccgtgccccagcaagtgtggcatcaaGCTCACATGCTGACGCATaagcaaccgaccgccgtgccccagcaagtgtggcatccagctcaaatgcccctgcagcagaaggaACCGACTGCCgagccccagcaagtgtggcatccagctcaaatgcccctgcagcagaaggaaccgacctccgtgccccagcaagtgtggcatccagctcaaatgcccctgcagcagaagcaaccgaccgccgtgccccagcaagtgtggcatccagctcaaatgcccctgcagcagaagcaaccgaccgccgtgccccagcaagtgtggcatccagctcaaatcCAGCTcccctgcagcagaagcaaccgaccgccgtgccccagcaagtgtggcatccagctcaaatgcccctgcagcagaagcaaccgaccgccgtgccccagcaagtgtggcatccagctcaaataccacagaagcaaccgaccgccgtgccccagcaagtatGGCATCCTTCCAGCAAGTGTGGCAAATGCCccaagtgtggcatccagctcacaTGCACTGCAGAAGCAActgtgccccagcaagtgtggcatccagctcaaatgcactgcagaagcaaccgactgccatgccccagcaagtgtggaatccatttcacacactgcagaagcaaccgactgccatgccccagcaagtgtggaatccatttcacacactgcagaagcaaccgaccgccgtgccccagcaagtgtggcatccagctcaaatgcaCCAGAAGCAAACGACTGCCATGCCCCAGCTAGTGTGGAATCCATTTCACAAACTGCAGAAGCAACtgaccgccgtgccccagcaagtgtggcatcctgctctaatgcccctgcagcagaagcaaccgaccgccgtgccccagcaagtgttgCATCCTActcaaatgcccctgcagcagaagcaaccgaccgctGTGCCTCAGCAAGTGTGGAATCCATTTCACACActgcagaagcaaccgaccgcctTTCCCCAGCAAGTGTTGCATCCTActcaaatgcccctgcagcagaatCAACCGACCGCCGTGCCTCAGCAAGTGTGGAATCCATTTCACACACTGCAGAAGCAACCAGGTGTGGCATCCAGCTCTGAacccgtgccccagcaagtgtggcatccagctcaaatgccccagaagcaaccgaccgccatgccccagcaagtgtggaatCCATTTCATACACTAAAGAAGCAACCGACCACCGTGctccagcaagtgtggcatcctgcTCTAATGCCCCTGCTGCAGAAGCAACCGAACGCAGAGCCCCAGCTGGGGTGGCATCCTGCTCAGTTTCCCCAGCAGAAGCAACTAGCCCCTAAGCCTCTACTGCAGAAGGAACCAACCACCATAACCCAGCAACCTCAGCaggtgtggcatccagctcaaatgtCCAACAATCGAACATCCACTGAACCTCAGCAGCAAAAGCAACCATCCACCacgccccagcaagtgtggcatccagctctAATGCCCCTGCATCAGAAGCAAACCGTGCCCCCTGAACCTCAGCAGAAGGAACTGACCAccatgccccagcaagtgtggcatcgaGCTAAAATGCTCCAACAGGAGAATCATCTGGCCGCCCCAGCATGGGGTGGCATCCTGCTCCATTTCCCCCAGCAGCAGAAGCTGCAGAAGGAACCAACCTCCATAACCCAGCAACCTCAGCAGGTGTGGCATCCATCTCCATTTCCCCAGCAGAAGGAAGCAGAAGGAACTGGCCgtcgagccccagcagcagaaggaactggccgagcgtcgagccccagcagcagaaggaactggcagaaggaactggccgtcgagccccagcagcagaaggaactggcccgagcccagcagcagaaggaactggccgtcgagccccagcagcagaaggaactggCCGCCGAGCCCCAGCAAGTGAGGTATCCAGCTCAAATGGCCCAGCAACAACCCAACCCCATTCCTCAGCAATTTTGGCATGTAGCCCAAATTTCCCAGCAGCAACTGGCCCCAAATTCTCAGCAGAAGCACTACGAAAGCACTGAAGATGGTGCCTCTGGTAGTTCTCAGGCCAGCATTGTTGAACAGTCGGGTGTCATCCCAATCTCTTCCTACAGTTTCAAATCGCACTACAAGAATGGCAGAACTGGAGTCTCCCAAATCAGCTACACTCCTAGGGAGGCAATGCCTGTTGACAGTGGAAATGCTCCCAAGGACGGTAATGTTAGCATTGGTGCACCAAGCATATATCCAACACGAGTGAAGGATTCTGCAAGGTAATGGTTCACTTTAACCTGCTCTGAACTTTGCTCTCTGAATTTGAAGGCCTTTGTACCAACCATATATCTATCAACAGGGAAATATAATGGATTCATCCTCTAGAAGCTCTAATGGTGAGTATTGTTGTTGACATTTGTTACTTAACATTCTGTGTTGCTGACACTGTTTGCATTTCTTTCTGCTTTTTAGACCAGGAAGTTGCTGGTGTTCTTGCTACTCTAGTGTGATGGAATCAATAAACAATTTGACTTTAAAAAATGCCTTGTCTCTTTTGAAATGTTTCATGTCCATTGCTTGCTAATTGAGAACAGGTGGTGTGCAGTCCGTAGTAAAAAAGACTACTGTTCAGTTAATTCTTTGGTGTTCTCATCTTTTACCTTTGCTACTGATTCAAAATAAAAGCTTGGGTCTACATAAGAGCATTTGTGATGGGGTGAGTTGTCAGACATTCCTCATATGTTCATACTTTAGATGTAGGCATGCATTGTATACAGTGAGACTGTCAGACAAATCCCTGATTaagagatctggggaagtgtactaaaatgtctgaagcattgaagggccctaagaacacagtggcctccattgttTATTAAATGTAAGGGAagtcccccctgtattggacaaaaatgaatggcaagtcattggcatcggacaaaccatatacacattggccaataccacccaattcggcgttgattcatgcaaagtgtattgcaaatgccatatggcaattgccagttgtaacacttaaaaaattcaacagggggcgaatgcgctccaccggggtttttcatattggaaatgtaacccaagtcaatgtccaaaagtaaaattttgaaaaaatgaaatttgtcaaacttatcaccccttaaaaagtgctttctggaccgttttttgaaatttCTTtctttgtcaattacacatgtgtaagaactgtatgaatatacttttgtccaattttattatatttttttatatatttttttaaattgtgcataaggaatatttttgtgggccaaatgacataagaaatttgacatgctcaaaaatcctgcagaaatgcaaaattgactggcctaaTGAACTCAGGATGGCCTGACattgatagttgttcctttccatcactcgttgtgttgacttcatcatgtccattttgtgatgttttttcactgtatattcatattgtaagtgcacgtgcatttgcaattgttcaatggacaattacatATGAAATttcatgctcaaaaatcctgcagaaatgcaaaattgactggccagatgaactcagGATGGCCTGACATTGATAGTtgtcctttccatcactcgttatattgatttcatcatgtccattttgtgatgttttttcactgtagAATCATAttcaaatgcacgtgcatttgcaatatgtttcaatgtgcattttaccatatgaaatttgacatgctcaaaaaaatgcaaaattgactggtctgatgaacacaggatggcctgagcagtgatagttgtacatttccatcactcgttgtgttgatttcatcatgtccattaggtgatgttttttcactatagaatcatattgtaagtgcacgtgcatttgcaatatgtttcaatgtgcatttaccatatgaaatttgaccttgctcaaaaatgcaaaattgactggtctgatgaacacaggatggccgagcagtgatagttgtacatttccatcactcgttgtgttgatttcatcatgaacattaggtgatgttttttcactatagaatcatattgtaagtgcacgtgcatttgcaatatgtttcaatgtgcatttaccatatgaaatttgacatgctcaaaaatgcaaaattgactggtctgatgaacacaggatggccgagcagtgagagttgtacctttccatcactcgttgtgttgatttcatcatgtccatttgtttatgttttctcacttttgcaaagtcactgtgcatttgcaatatggttcaatgggcaggtaccatcacgaatttgtcatgctataaaaatcctgcaggaatgtgaaattgactggcctgatgaacacaggatggcctggcagtgatagttgttcctttccatcactcgttgtgttgatttcatcatgtccattaggtgatgttttttcactatagaatcatattgcaaatgcacgtgcattgttgtgcaactggtaacccaaaaataaaaatatggttgtaaatgcatttaccgggacacctattgtccatgcccgctatgggagtaccctactacggccctctatctatggagTCCGTCCTGAGTggtttatggactgtttaaaatattctgatggatacgcatgttgtgcaactggtgattgaaaataggcacctggtaaccccccaaaaaatatgcttgtaaatgcatttaccggtcattctgatattaatgctcgctatgggaacacaggatggccgggcagtgatagttgtacatttccatcactcgttgtgttgatttcatcatgtccgttaggtgattgtttttcactatagaatcatattgtaagtgcacgtgcatttgcaatatgtttcaatgtgcattt comes from the Oncorhynchus gorbuscha isolate QuinsamMale2020 ecotype Even-year unplaced genomic scaffold, OgorEven_v1.0 Un_scaffold_3550, whole genome shotgun sequence genome and includes:
- the LOC124027863 gene encoding PAX-interacting protein 1-like, yielding MPQQVWNPFHTLQKQPTAVPQQVWHPAQMHQKQTTAMPQLVWNPFHKLQKQLTAVPQQVWHPALMPLQQKQPTAVPQQVLHPTQMPLQQKQPTAVPQQVWNPFHTLQKQPTAFPQQVLHPTQMPLQQNQPTAVPQQVWNPFHTLQKQPTAMPQQVWNPFHTLKKQPTTVLQQVWHPALMPLLQKQPNAEPQLGWHPAQFPQQKQLAPKPLLQKEPTTITQQPQQVWHPAQMSNNRTSTEPQQQKQPSTTPQQVWHPALMPLHQKQTVPPEPQQKELTTMPQQHGVASCSISPSSRSCRRNQPP